Proteins encoded by one window of Dyella humicola:
- a CDS encoding cupin domain-containing protein, with protein sequence MTHPIINIADVELQSFPPGLGPTGDVAERFEARMGRFSAQIGAQKLGYNITAVPPGKRAFPFHCHRFNEEMFFVLEGTGEVRIGGERHPIRSGDVIACPPGGPERAHQIINTGTVELRYLAVSTKQTPEVCEYPDTGKYGVIAEYGPAADGSPQVFRVVNVPGSSVDYWEGE encoded by the coding sequence ATGACGCATCCCATCATCAATATCGCCGACGTCGAACTGCAATCGTTCCCACCGGGCCTTGGTCCCACAGGCGATGTCGCCGAGCGCTTTGAGGCGCGCATGGGACGATTCTCGGCCCAGATCGGCGCGCAGAAGCTCGGCTACAACATCACCGCCGTGCCACCGGGCAAGCGCGCGTTTCCCTTCCACTGCCATCGATTCAACGAGGAAATGTTCTTCGTGCTCGAAGGCACCGGCGAGGTGCGCATCGGCGGCGAACGACACCCCATCCGCAGCGGCGATGTCATCGCCTGCCCGCCCGGTGGTCCGGAACGCGCCCACCAGATCATCAATACCGGCACCGTCGAGTTGCGCTATCTCGCGGTGAGCACCAAGCAGACGCCGGAGGTCTGTGAATACCCGGATACCGGCAAGTACGGCGTGATCGCGGAATACGGGCCGGCTGCGGATGGTTCGCCGCAGGTGTTTCGCGTGGTGAATGTGCCGGGGTCGTCGGTGGATTATTGGGAGGGGGAGTGA